A stretch of DNA from Coccidioides posadasii str. Silveira chromosome 1, complete sequence:
AGTACCCTCCGTGGCATCCCGATTCGCAGTTTAATCGGCTGAAAGAACTCCTGATCGAGTTCCAAGAGGGCCTGCCGCGAAACCTGCAGTACAGCGCACGAAACACCGATACCCACATCATGTACAAGAACACACTGGCGCCGTATTCGCTTATGCATATCATTTACTTTCTGTCGGTCATTGTGCTACATAGGTCCTATGTACCTTTTTTGCCTCTGCGCGGCATGGATCCGCAGGGACCAATCGACGAGCCTTCGTTCCCCGCCGAAGGCTTCCGGAGAGACATCGCTCGGGAGGTCTTTCGAGCCTCTCGACATATGATCGAGCTTGTCAAGACCTGTTATGAACGCGGCGTTTTGATGGAGACTCCACTGGTTGGATTTGCCGTCTACAATGCTGCTTCCATGGGCGTTTACGCGGCTCACTTTAACCATATGGACCAGGAAGGTTACATCTGCTCGAAACCTAGCTCGACCGATGTCATGCCTGGTCTGGGCGGCCAGGGACAAGCGGAGATCCGCAGGGCCGTTGAGATCCTTGGGAGTATGAGGTCGCGACTTCCAATGGCCGTTGGCTGGTTCCGCACTATCAACAGGCTGCATACGTTCTTTGTCAAAGCCAGGCGAGACTACAAGCGTACGGTGCGGAGCCGGGAAAGTTTGACACCGAGTGGAGAGCTGCCCTTTGGTGGTAATCCTGATGAATTGAAGCTCTTGGAGAAGATCTTCACAGATATGGGCGTTGCAGAGGACCAGACTCCCGACTCGAATGGCCTCAGCGACGAGCCGGTCGCGCCTCATGTCAATGGGACCGACCATACTAATGGCAGTGATGCTGGAAGCAATCATGTCAGGAGCGAATCTGGTGATGCAGCAGAGGCCAACGGCGACAGCACCACGCGACGAGAGACCTGGGTTCCTGTCAACAGTGCCGCTCACGAGCCAAACCGAGAGCCAGAAAGACTCGATTCCACCATCCTTCGCCCGATCGAAAGCGATCGATGGGCAAATCTCCCAGGACCCCCGGCACCACCTTCATACAGTCTCCCATCTATCCATCAGCATAACCTAGCACCGCCACCCTCCAGCACTCCACAATCTCTCTCCTCTTCGACAGTATACTCCTCTTCACCATCTTATCTTCCGTCTGCAAATAACCGTCTCCAGCCACTCCAGCCCTGGCCCACCGCCCGTCAACCTCCGCCTCCTCCATACTCGCAATCCCTTCCTGCTCTGAATGCGGCCGCACAGCAAAACTTCCCCATGCCTCCCCTCGCCGCCAGCACACAACCACCgccgcctcctcctcctcttccctTGCAGCTCCACCAGCATCACCCACGTCTTACTCCACCACGCCTCCTTGACGGTGCAGCGTCGCGCATAATGTCTCCGCTACCTCCCGACCCCGGAACGAGCACCGTGTGGATGAGCAGCCTAGGCGGAGACGACGTGATTGCATTTGTGGAAGGTGAAGGCTTAGAGAAGTGGGCAACAAGCAATGCTACGCCGCACGTTGGAGTGCAGGACGGATGGTTGGCGACGATCTGGGATGGGTACGCGCATTAAAAGgctctcacacacacaccgTCCTCGTTCTTCCTGTGCGTATCTGCCGAGCTCTTGCTCATCTGTTTTTAATTCCTGCATGTGTACTACTGAGGTCGTGGCTGGGTTACCTTTATGTAtttgtatttttttttcccttcttttttggtATCTGGTGTTCTG
This window harbors:
- a CDS encoding uncharacterized protein (EggNog:ENOG410PGSE~COG:K~TransMembrane:1 (o491-509i)~BUSCO:1486at33183), whose product is MRSSIACSRCRRSKIKCVNAGIDTTCRACESSGRECVYPTPAIGTASAAAAKRDLAAMADGEERNGDWESPKRQRPRKTAHSAAAGARDAHRGTNSHQVVLDPTLLTVKVWESLFDLFQLHFSATLPFLHPTTFLSQIRQFSTNPAQTDTASRRSQSPAPRAELSPLVLLGVLTLTARFHPQLIQHHSPSSTAHPSNPLVASESYANALRARLVAGDGGDLASADIHRVQAFLMLGLHEWGMCRGTNAWIYVGMAIRLAQAMGLSLETENERFSRRRSLHSNLDQKDQNSDDIIEQETRRRTFWSCFVMDRCLSGGKFRPRMVKVRDVGIQLPSDNAFAFGERVRTSRLGENAGNRRSQSFEPRVMPGLRQNVGLSDDLKFRANGSILNDPKQWSNGSHRSDGVENGIDRWEVGAEECVLSRLIRIIRVWGSIAKWSCAGGRRIDQYPPWHPDSQFNRLKELLIEFQEGLPRNLQYSARNTDTHIMYKNTLAPYSLMHIIYFLSVIVLHRSYVPFLPLRGMDPQGPIDEPSFPAEGFRRDIAREVFRASRHMIELVKTCYERGVLMETPLVGFAVYNAASMGVYAAHFNHMDQEGYICSKPSSTDVMPGLGGQGQAEIRRAVEILGSMRSRLPMAVGWFRTINRLHTFFVKARRDYKRTVRSRESLTPSGELPFGGNPDELKLLEKIFTDMGVAEDQTPDSNGLSDEPVAPHVNGTDHTNGSDAGSNHVRSESGDAAEANGDSTTRRETWVPVNSAAHEPNREPERLDSTILRPIESDRWANLPGPPAPPSYSLPSIHQHNLAPPPSSTPQSLSSSTVYSSSPSYLPSANNRLQPLQPWPTARQPPPPPYSQSLPALNAAAQQNFPMPPLAASTQPPPPPPPLPLQLHQHHPRLTPPRLLDGAASRIMSPLPPDPGTSTVWMSSLGGDDVIAFVEGEGLEKWATSNATPHVGVQDGWLATIWDGYAH